One Ranitomeya variabilis isolate aRanVar5 chromosome 5, aRanVar5.hap1, whole genome shotgun sequence DNA window includes the following coding sequences:
- the LOC143776096 gene encoding isotocin receptor-like, with amino-acid sequence MKNISASIMEKLDHTEHYEVSKNNGTKIAGWSKRDEHLAYAEISVLGIIFIAATIGNFILILVLWNRRTKLSRVYVFMLHLSLADLVVAFFQVLPQLIWDITDVFIGPDSLCRIIKYLQLVGMFASTYMIVVMTMDRFQAVCYPMVTFQKKRALWNSAICTSWSISLILSVPQAFIFSKTEIAPGIFECWAHFIEPWGLVAYVTWISIAIFLIPVVILSICQIKICWEIKMNVFVKKHRKFLAHESQTGVISRVSSVNCVSKAMIKNVRMTVVTVVSYVTCWTPFFIVQMWAAWSADAPDGPVFTILMLLGNLNSCVNPWIYLYFCGDIAHGIKQISKHITNLQ; translated from the exons ATGAAAAACATTTCAGCTTCTATAATGGAAAAGCTCGACCACACTGAACATTATGAAGTAAGCAAGAACAATGGGACTAAAATAGCCGGCTGGTCCAAGAGAGATGAGCATTTGGCTTATGCAGAAATATCTGTGCTCGGAATCATTTTCATTGCAGCAACAATTGGAAATTTCATCTTGATTTTGGTTTTGTGGAACAGAAGAACGAAGCTGTCTCGGGTGTATGTGTTTATGCTTCACTTAAGCTTGGCTGACTTGGTTGTGGCATTTTTTCAAGTCCTCCCTCAGCTGATTTGGGACATTACTGATGTTTTCATTGGACCTGATTCACTTTGCCGGATTATTAAGTATTTACAACTAGTTGGAATGTTTGCCTCTACATATATGATCGTTGTAATGACCATGGACAGGTTTCAAGCAGTATGTTACCCAATGGTGACATTTCAGAAGAAGCGAGCTCTGTGGAACTCTGCAATCTGCACAAGCTGGTCAATCTCTCTCATTCTCAGTGTCCCCCAGGCTTTCATTTTCTCTAAGACCGAGATTGCTCCAGGCATCTTTGAATGCTGGGCTCACTTCATTGAGCCTTGGGGCTTAGTGGCATATGTGACTTGGATTTCTATAGCCATATTTCTTATTCCAGTTGTAATACTTAGCATATGTCAGATAAAAATCTGCTGGGAGATCAAAATGAATGTCTTTGTGAAAAAACACAGGAAGTTCCTAGCTCACGAATCACAGACTGGAGTAATATCGAGAGTAAGTAGTGTTAACTGCGTATCAAAAGCCATGATTAAGAATGTGAGGATGACTGTAGTCACAGTTGTCTCTTATGTCACATGTTGGACACCGTTCTTCATCGTTCAGATGTGGGCTGCTTGGTCGGCTGATGCTCCTGACG gtcCTGTATTCACTATTCTAATGCTTCTGGGAAATCTAAACAGCTGTGTAAACCCCTGGATATATCTGTATTTCTGTGGTGACATTGCACACGGCATTAAACAGATCTCAAAACATATCACGAATCTTCAGTAA